From Acipenser ruthenus chromosome 23, fAciRut3.2 maternal haplotype, whole genome shotgun sequence, the proteins below share one genomic window:
- the edn2 gene encoding endothelin-2, translated as MALSLSGLLALAVTWLCVSLDEGMGLPLSDSSHPSLGAAPRLRVKRCSCNNWHDKECIYFCHLDIIWINTPGKTTLYGLGSPLSRRRRSLGRCQCSHSKDQSCARFCYRSPRDVIQQFLNTAAGSHGSRDTQRQSSRLLRAFRNAALANTRAAQQSVSDKEKPLNPSLWNKIHKTRMR; from the exons ATGGCTCTGTCCCTCAGTGGATTACTGGCCCTGGCTGTCACCTGGCTCTGTGTGTCCCTTGATGAAG GAATGGGACTCCCCCTATCGGACTCCTCGCACCCGAGTCTCGGAGCAGCGCCCCGGCTCAGGGTGAAGCGTTGCTCCTGCAACAACTGGCATGACAAGGAGTGCATCTACTTCTGCCATCTGGATATCATCTGGATCAACACCCCGGG TAAGACCACTCTCTACGGTCTGGGGAGCCCCCTGTCTCGCAGGAGGAGGTCACTGGGACGCTGTCAGTGTTCCCATTCCAAGGACCAGTCCTGCGCCCGGTTCTGCTACAGGAG CCCCCGCGATGTCATTCAGCAGTTTTTGAACACGGCTGCCGGTTCACACggcagcagagacacacagagacagagctcACGCCTGCTGCGTGCTTTCAG GAATGCTGCTTTGGCCAACACCAGGGCCGCACAGCAGAGCGTCTCAGACAAGGAGAAACCCCTGAACCCTTCATTGTGGAACAAGATTCACAAGACACGCATGAGATAG